In Alistipes ihumii AP11, a genomic segment contains:
- a CDS encoding fumarate hydratase has protein sequence MAEFIYQEPFPLSEDTTEYRLLTKDYVKTVECDGRRILKVAPEGLELLAREAIADVSFYLRASHLQKLTRILDDPEATDNDKFVAYTMLLNQTVAAEGELPTCQDTGTAIVIGKKGEDVYTGCNDAEMLSKGIYETYRDRNLRYSQVVPFTMTEEKNTGTNLPAQIDLYATQGNAYSFLFITKGGGSANKTFLYQQTKALLNEKSLTEFIKTHIMDLGTSACPPYHLAIVIGGTSAEANLAAVKKASAGYLDHLPTSGNEGGRAFRDLEWEEKVLKICQESGVGAQFGGKYLVHDVRVIRMPRHAASCPVGIGVSCSADRNVKAKITEDGIFLEQLEKNPARFLPKTAPGMKPAVDIDLDEGMDKVREILSKYPVKTRLNLKGTLIVARDIAHARIKQMLDEGKPMPEYFKNHPIYYAGPAKTPQGMASGSFGPTTAGRMDPYVDLFQDHGGSLVMVAKGNRSQAVTDACRKHGGFYLGSIGGPAAVLARNSIKKVEVVDFPELGMEAVRKIYVEDFPAFIIVDDKGNDFFAEFKK, from the coding sequence ATGGCTGAATTCATTTATCAGGAACCGTTCCCGCTGTCGGAGGATACGACGGAATACCGCCTGCTTACGAAGGATTACGTGAAAACGGTCGAGTGCGACGGCCGCCGCATTCTGAAAGTGGCCCCCGAGGGTCTGGAACTGCTGGCGCGCGAGGCGATCGCCGACGTGTCGTTCTACCTGCGCGCGTCGCATCTGCAGAAACTGACGCGCATTCTGGACGATCCGGAAGCGACCGACAACGACAAGTTCGTCGCCTATACGATGTTGCTCAATCAGACGGTCGCCGCCGAAGGCGAGTTGCCGACCTGTCAGGATACCGGTACGGCCATCGTGATCGGCAAGAAGGGCGAGGACGTCTATACGGGCTGCAACGACGCCGAGATGCTCTCGAAGGGTATCTACGAGACATACCGCGACCGCAACCTGCGCTATTCTCAGGTCGTTCCTTTCACGATGACCGAGGAAAAGAACACCGGCACGAACCTTCCGGCCCAGATCGACCTGTACGCGACTCAGGGTAATGCGTACAGCTTCCTGTTCATCACCAAGGGAGGGGGCTCGGCCAACAAGACGTTCCTGTACCAGCAGACCAAGGCGCTTCTGAACGAGAAGTCGCTGACCGAGTTCATCAAGACCCATATCATGGACCTCGGCACGTCGGCCTGTCCTCCGTACCATTTGGCCATTGTGATCGGCGGTACGTCGGCCGAGGCCAACCTCGCCGCCGTCAAGAAGGCTTCGGCCGGATACCTCGACCATTTGCCCACGTCGGGCAACGAGGGCGGCCGTGCGTTCCGCGATCTGGAATGGGAGGAAAAGGTGCTTAAAATCTGTCAGGAGAGCGGCGTGGGCGCCCAGTTCGGCGGCAAATACCTCGTGCACGACGTGCGCGTGATACGCATGCCGCGCCATGCGGCCTCGTGTCCCGTAGGCATCGGCGTGAGCTGCAGCGCCGACCGCAACGTGAAGGCCAAGATCACCGAGGACGGCATTTTCCTCGAGCAGCTCGAGAAAAATCCGGCCCGTTTCCTGCCCAAGACCGCTCCGGGCATGAAGCCTGCCGTCGACATCGATCTGGACGAGGGAATGGACAAGGTGCGCGAGATTCTGTCGAAATACCCTGTCAAGACGCGCCTGAACCTGAAAGGCACGCTGATCGTCGCGCGCGACATCGCCCATGCCCGCATCAAGCAGATGCTCGACGAAGGCAAGCCGATGCCCGAGTATTTCAAGAATCATCCGATCTATTATGCAGGTCCGGCCAAGACGCCGCAGGGCATGGCTTCGGGTAGCTTCGGCCCGACGACCGCCGGCCGTATGGACCCCTATGTCGACCTGTTCCAAGATCACGGCGGCTCGCTCGTGATGGTGGCCAAGGGCAACCGCTCGCAGGCCGTGACCGATGCCTGCCGGAAGCACGGGGGCTTTTATCTCGGCTCGATCGGCGGTCCGGCCGCCGTGCTGGCCCGCAACAGCATCAAGAAAGTCGAAGTGGTCGATTTTCCCGAGCTGGGCATGGAGGCCGTGCGCAAGATCTACGTCGAAGACTTCCCCGCCTTTATCATCGTCGACGACAAGGGCAACGATTTCTTCGCCGAGTTCAAGAAATAG
- a CDS encoding BatD family protein — translation MKYLLAVAALLSLTFPARAQKVDFEVGAPGVVAVGEAFRIEFTVNAKPDGFTPPAFGGFDVLAGPTTSEGTSVSIVNGHVSKTVSFTYTYVLQAQNEGLATISAASVQVEGKTYSTRPLTIEVVSGEAMPGQGGASAGGADKKADAEARSGKLAPDDILLRVTVNRNNVYKGQPVRVAFKLYTRVQLSGIESVKYPAFNGFWAQELNVDGYSWQRETLNGKVYDARVVKEVLLYPQQSGTLHIEQSSMTVVAQIVVQSRSHSQSLFDDFFGGQSVQEVRKNLSAAPVPVTVRDFPAGAPASFNGAVGKFQLNGSLDKQTVTANASDTYLLKLSGSGNLPLIQAPKPELPASFESYGNGKSTESLSHNASGISGYKQFEFPFIPRAEGNYSIPPVEFSYFDPDAAKYVTLTTPPFGVEVLPDSTGGSSGGGIVSGIGREDLKILDSDIRFIRLGDSGLSRKGSLLFGSAAYFGMLAVLLALFVAVYLYLKKHLRDLQNVTLVRNRKASKVALQRLRAAHDHMAAREEKQFYEEMLRALWGYMSDKLNIPVANLTKDNIREELLRRDISAELANHYIGIISDCEYAQYSPSASVQMTELYGEAVRMLSKFESLIKK, via the coding sequence ATGAAATACCTGCTTGCGGTGGCGGCGTTGCTGTCGCTGACCTTTCCGGCGCGGGCCCAGAAAGTCGACTTCGAGGTCGGCGCTCCGGGCGTGGTGGCCGTGGGCGAGGCTTTCCGGATCGAGTTTACGGTGAATGCCAAGCCCGACGGGTTTACGCCTCCCGCATTCGGCGGGTTCGACGTGCTGGCCGGCCCGACGACCTCGGAGGGGACTTCCGTGTCGATCGTCAACGGCCATGTCAGCAAGACGGTTTCGTTTACCTATACCTATGTCCTGCAAGCCCAGAACGAGGGGCTGGCTACCATCTCGGCCGCATCCGTACAGGTCGAAGGCAAAACCTACTCGACCCGGCCGCTGACGATCGAGGTGGTGTCGGGCGAAGCGATGCCGGGGCAGGGCGGCGCTTCCGCCGGAGGCGCGGATAAGAAAGCGGATGCCGAAGCTCGGAGCGGCAAGCTGGCTCCGGACGATATCCTGCTGCGGGTGACCGTCAATCGGAACAATGTCTACAAGGGGCAGCCCGTACGGGTAGCCTTCAAACTTTATACGCGGGTGCAACTGAGCGGAATAGAGAGCGTCAAGTATCCTGCTTTCAACGGTTTCTGGGCGCAGGAGCTCAACGTAGACGGTTACAGTTGGCAGCGGGAGACGCTGAACGGCAAGGTCTACGACGCCCGTGTCGTGAAAGAGGTGCTGCTTTACCCTCAGCAGTCGGGTACGCTGCATATCGAGCAGAGCAGCATGACGGTCGTCGCACAGATCGTCGTTCAGTCGCGTAGCCACAGCCAGTCGCTTTTCGACGATTTCTTCGGCGGCCAGTCGGTGCAGGAGGTGCGCAAGAATCTGTCGGCAGCGCCCGTACCGGTGACGGTCAGGGATTTTCCTGCCGGCGCGCCGGCTTCGTTCAACGGCGCGGTCGGCAAGTTCCAGCTCAACGGCAGCCTCGACAAGCAGACCGTAACGGCCAATGCTTCCGATACCTATCTGCTCAAGTTGTCGGGAAGCGGTAATCTGCCGCTGATTCAGGCTCCGAAGCCCGAGCTGCCCGCCTCGTTCGAGTCCTACGGCAACGGGAAGTCGACCGAGAGCCTCAGCCATAATGCCTCGGGCATATCCGGCTACAAACAGTTCGAGTTTCCTTTTATTCCCCGGGCGGAGGGCAATTATTCGATTCCTCCGGTCGAGTTCAGCTATTTCGATCCCGATGCGGCCAAGTACGTCACGCTGACTACGCCGCCTTTCGGAGTCGAAGTGCTGCCCGATTCGACGGGCGGAAGCTCCGGCGGGGGGATCGTCAGCGGCATCGGCCGGGAGGACCTGAAAATTCTCGACAGCGACATACGGTTCATCCGGCTCGGCGACTCGGGCCTTTCGCGCAAGGGAAGCCTGCTGTTCGGGAGCGCCGCCTACTTCGGGATGCTCGCCGTGCTGTTGGCTTTGTTCGTCGCGGTTTACCTTTACTTGAAAAAGCATCTGCGCGACTTGCAGAACGTGACGCTGGTGCGCAATCGCAAGGCGAGCAAGGTCGCTCTCCAGCGTTTGCGTGCCGCGCACGATCATATGGCGGCTCGCGAGGAGAAGCAGTTCTACGAGGAGATGCTTCGGGCGCTGTGGGGGTACATGAGCGACAAGCTGAACATTCCGGTGGCCAATCTTACCAAGGACAATATCCGCGAGGAATTGCTTCGCCGCGATATTTCCGCCGAGCTGGCCAACCACTATATCGGCATCATTTCCGATTGCGAGTACGCGCAGTATTCTCCTTCGGCCTCCGTGCAGATGACCGAGCTGTACGGCGAGGCCGTGCGGATGCTGTCGAAATTCGAGTCCCTGATTAAAAAGTAA
- a CDS encoding tetratricopeptide repeat protein encodes MKRIFLVLALLSGLCVRAAAPLDTEKIWNDANTAYVNADYPAATEGYERLLGEGYESAQLYLNLGNAYFKRGMNGRAILNYRKALRLAPGDEDIRYNLSIAEARTQDRIESVPVFFVKRWIVSLGRSVGSNTWAVLSLVFFALMLFCTGVYLLLRRVSFQKAGFCGALVSLLLFVVSVAYASAGRKARLHPDEAVVMSSAAPVKSSPDASSTDIFVLHEGTKVGVRNSLGDWREIVIADGNKGWIQASAIEMID; translated from the coding sequence ATGAAAAGGATATTTCTTGTGCTGGCGCTGTTGTCGGGCCTGTGCGTCCGGGCCGCTGCCCCGCTCGATACGGAGAAGATATGGAACGACGCCAATACGGCTTACGTCAATGCCGACTATCCGGCTGCCACGGAGGGGTACGAGCGGTTGCTCGGCGAAGGGTACGAGAGCGCTCAGCTCTACCTGAATCTCGGCAACGCCTATTTCAAGCGGGGTATGAACGGGCGGGCCATACTCAATTACCGGAAGGCGCTCAGGCTCGCTCCGGGCGACGAGGATATCCGTTACAACCTGTCGATCGCCGAAGCCCGCACGCAGGATCGTATCGAGTCGGTTCCCGTCTTTTTCGTCAAGCGGTGGATCGTGTCGCTCGGACGTTCCGTCGGGAGCAACACGTGGGCCGTGCTGAGCCTCGTGTTTTTCGCGCTGATGCTTTTCTGCACGGGCGTGTACCTGTTGTTGAGGCGTGTTTCGTTCCAGAAAGCCGGATTCTGCGGAGCGCTCGTCTCGCTGTTGCTTTTCGTCGTTTCGGTCGCGTACGCGTCGGCCGGGCGCAAGGCCCGCCTGCATCCCGACGAGGCGGTCGTCATGAGCTCGGCCGCGCCGGTCAAAAGCTCGCCCGACGCTTCGAGCACCGATATTTTCGTGCTGCATGAGGGCACTAAGGTCGGCGTCCGCAACTCGCTGGGGGACTGGCGCGAAATCGTGATCGCCGACGGAAACAAGGGTTGGATTCAGGCTTCGGCCATCGAAATGATCGATTAG
- the recR gene encoding recombination mediator RecR, with product MSKLLDEVVSELSRLPGIGRRTAMRLAMHLLRMEPRDVELMSESISRFRTDIRYCSRCNNLSDDDLCEICADTSRDASTVCVVEQVKDLLSIENTRQYNGLYHVLGGVISPMQGIGPSDLKIDLLLDRIARGDVREVILALSTTVEGETTSFYITRRLSSCEGVRVTSIARGIGFGDELDYADELTIAHAIHNRRPV from the coding sequence ATGTCGAAACTTTTGGACGAGGTCGTATCGGAGCTGTCCCGCCTGCCGGGTATCGGCAGACGCACGGCGATGCGGTTGGCTATGCATCTGCTGCGCATGGAGCCCCGCGACGTGGAGCTGATGTCCGAATCGATTTCCCGGTTCCGGACCGACATACGCTATTGCTCCCGGTGCAACAATCTGTCGGACGACGATCTCTGCGAGATTTGCGCCGATACGTCGCGCGATGCGTCGACCGTCTGCGTCGTCGAGCAGGTCAAGGACCTGCTGTCGATCGAGAATACCCGTCAGTATAACGGGCTGTATCACGTGCTGGGCGGCGTGATCTCGCCCATGCAGGGCATCGGCCCTTCGGACCTGAAGATCGACCTGCTGCTCGACCGTATCGCCCGGGGCGACGTGCGCGAGGTGATTCTCGCGCTGAGCACGACGGTCGAGGGCGAGACGACCTCTTTCTACATTACGCGGCGTCTCTCCTCCTGCGAGGGTGTGCGCGTTACGTCGATCGCCCGAGGTATCGGCTTCGGCGATGAGCTCGACTATGCCGACGAGCTGACTATTGCCCACGCGATTCACAATCGTCGCCCGGTCTGA
- a CDS encoding Rid family detoxifying hydrolase, with amino-acid sequence MKRIISTSAAPAAVGPYSQGVEASGATLYVSGQLPIDPADGTMPDTVEQQTEQALRNVEAILREAGYSLSDVVKSVVLLADMNDFAAMNSVYARFYAKDMPARVCYEVGRLPMGARVEIETIAVK; translated from the coding sequence ATGAAAAGAATCATCTCCACTTCGGCGGCCCCGGCTGCCGTGGGTCCCTACTCTCAGGGAGTCGAGGCATCGGGCGCCACGCTGTACGTCTCGGGCCAGCTCCCGATCGACCCGGCCGACGGTACGATGCCCGATACCGTCGAGCAGCAGACCGAGCAGGCGCTGCGAAACGTCGAAGCGATCCTCCGCGAAGCGGGATACTCGCTCTCGGACGTCGTCAAATCGGTCGTCCTGCTTGCCGACATGAACGACTTCGCCGCAATGAACTCCGTCTACGCGCGTTTCTATGCAAAAGACATGCCCGCCCGCGTCTGCTACGAGGTAGGGCGTCTGCCGATGGGCGCCCGCGTCGAAATCGAAACGATCGCGGTCAAGTAG
- a CDS encoding META domain-containing protein, with amino-acid sequence MKTTVRLLLIAALAVSVAACCSCRKGRKNAKPLTGTTWSLVEWQGRPFQAKDNYRLVFGTEEGRFGGRGDCNSIMGNYSVTDKGGMKIESVASTRAFCPDQAQEDRFIKELDRIDSYRIDGDLLMLMRDGELLMVMQAQPSAE; translated from the coding sequence ATGAAGACTACAGTGCGTTTACTGCTGATTGCTGCGCTGGCCGTGTCGGTAGCCGCTTGCTGTTCCTGCCGCAAGGGCAGGAAAAATGCCAAGCCCTTGACGGGAACTACCTGGTCGCTCGTCGAATGGCAAGGACGGCCTTTTCAGGCCAAGGACAACTACCGGCTGGTTTTCGGTACCGAGGAGGGCCGGTTCGGCGGCCGTGGCGACTGCAATTCGATCATGGGCAACTATTCGGTGACCGACAAGGGCGGCATGAAAATCGAGTCTGTCGCCTCGACGCGGGCCTTTTGTCCCGATCAGGCGCAGGAAGACCGATTTATCAAAGAACTGGACCGTATCGACTCGTACCGTATCGACGGCGATCTGCTGATGCTGATGCGCGACGGCGAACTGCTGATGGTCATGCAGGCCCAGCCGTCCGCCGAATAG
- a CDS encoding putative DNA modification/repair radical SAM protein has translation MKSGILDKLTVLAESAKYDVSCASSGVTRRHREGDVGSASGWGICHTFTADGRCVSLLKIMLTNHCVYDCAYCINRRSNDIRRASFTVGELVDLTIGFYRRNYIEGLFLSSGVLRNPDYTMERMVRVVRELRTVHRFNGYIHMKSIPGASAELVHEAGLYADRLSVNVEIPTDENLRRLAPEKNHASVYAPMGYIQQGVLASAEERRLFRHAPRFAPAGQSTQMIVGATDESDSQILRLASSLYERPSMKRVYYSGFIPVNAYDNRLPALKQAPLVRENRLYQADWLMRFYGFRPDEIADDAHPQLDLEIDPKLAWALRHPEAFPVDLNRADYAMILRVPGIGVKSAKLIVSSRRFGRITLSALKKMGVVVKKAQYFIACGELPARTINEVRPEHLRRILTAKVPSRAALDGSQLTLAFPE, from the coding sequence ATGAAAAGCGGTATTCTGGATAAGCTCACCGTGCTGGCCGAGTCGGCCAAGTACGACGTTTCCTGCGCTTCGAGCGGCGTGACCCGCCGTCACAGGGAAGGGGACGTGGGAAGCGCGTCGGGGTGGGGCATATGCCATACGTTCACGGCCGACGGGCGTTGCGTTTCGCTGCTCAAGATCATGCTGACGAACCATTGCGTCTACGATTGCGCCTATTGCATCAACCGCCGCAGCAACGACATCCGCCGGGCCTCGTTCACGGTCGGCGAGCTGGTCGATCTGACGATCGGGTTCTACCGCCGCAACTACATCGAGGGTCTGTTTCTCAGTTCCGGCGTGCTGCGTAACCCCGACTACACGATGGAGCGGATGGTCCGGGTGGTTCGCGAGCTGAGGACCGTGCATCGTTTCAACGGCTACATTCATATGAAGAGTATCCCGGGGGCGAGTGCCGAACTGGTGCACGAGGCGGGCCTCTACGCCGACCGTCTGAGCGTCAACGTCGAGATTCCGACCGACGAGAATCTGCGGCGACTGGCGCCCGAGAAGAACCATGCGAGCGTCTATGCGCCGATGGGCTATATTCAGCAGGGCGTGCTTGCGAGCGCCGAGGAACGCCGTCTGTTCCGCCACGCGCCCCGCTTTGCGCCGGCCGGGCAGAGCACGCAGATGATCGTCGGGGCGACCGACGAGAGCGACAGCCAGATTCTCAGGCTGGCTTCCTCGTTGTACGAGCGCCCGTCGATGAAACGGGTCTATTACTCGGGCTTTATTCCGGTCAACGCTTACGACAACCGTTTGCCGGCGCTCAAGCAAGCGCCGCTGGTGCGCGAGAACCGGCTTTATCAGGCCGATTGGCTGATGCGCTTCTACGGGTTCCGTCCGGACGAAATCGCCGATGACGCGCATCCGCAGCTCGATTTGGAGATCGACCCGAAGCTGGCGTGGGCTCTCCGTCATCCGGAGGCGTTCCCGGTCGACCTGAACCGGGCCGACTACGCCATGATTCTGCGCGTGCCGGGGATCGGCGTCAAGTCGGCCAAGCTGATCGTCTCGTCTCGCCGCTTCGGCCGCATCACGCTTTCGGCGCTGAAGAAAATGGGCGTCGTCGTGAAAAAGGCGCAGTACTTCATCGCTTGCGGAGAGCTGCCTGCGCGGACGATCAACGAGGTGCGGCCCGAGCATTTGCGACGGATACTGACGGCTAAGGTTCCGTCCCGCGCCGCGCTCGACGGCAGCCAGCTAACGCTTGCATTTCCCGAATAA
- a CDS encoding TIGR03915 family putative DNA repair protein — translation MIVFRYDRTFEGLLTVVFDAYSRKSFPERLIGPGEPVPMFAREVLDSTTDPVRAERVWKGLRKKLPRRLRNMLLHVWLSESVGADELLLRYMRKIFDSPERKSADFTDADVLAVHDIARTVSREAHHLIQFARLRKMADGSYYAPVSPKCNALPLAVGYFHDRFADQRWLVYDLKRRYGYAYDLHEVREVVFESLSDAPSERLTDDLLDADELAFQRLWKSYFDALAIPERLNPRLQRRQMPARFWKYLIEKE, via the coding sequence ATGATTGTTTTCCGGTACGACCGAACGTTCGAGGGGTTGCTCACCGTCGTGTTCGACGCCTATTCCCGAAAGAGTTTTCCCGAGCGCCTGATCGGTCCGGGCGAGCCGGTCCCGATGTTCGCCCGGGAGGTGCTCGACTCGACGACCGATCCGGTCCGGGCGGAGCGGGTATGGAAGGGGTTGCGGAAGAAGCTGCCCCGGCGTCTTCGCAACATGCTCCTCCACGTCTGGTTGTCCGAGTCCGTAGGGGCCGACGAATTACTGCTGCGCTATATGCGTAAGATATTCGATTCGCCGGAACGGAAGTCGGCCGACTTCACCGACGCGGACGTGCTCGCCGTGCACGACATCGCCCGCACGGTTTCCCGCGAGGCGCACCATCTGATTCAGTTCGCCCGCTTGCGCAAGATGGCCGATGGTTCCTATTATGCTCCCGTATCGCCCAAGTGCAATGCGCTGCCGCTCGCTGTCGGTTATTTCCATGATCGCTTCGCCGACCAGAGATGGCTCGTTTATGATCTGAAACGGCGTTACGGTTATGCCTACGATTTGCACGAGGTCCGCGAGGTCGTTTTCGAAAGCCTTTCCGACGCTCCGTCCGAGCGGTTGACGGACGATCTGCTCGATGCCGACGAGCTTGCCTTCCAGCGTTTGTGGAAAAGCTACTTCGACGCGCTGGCGATTCCCGAACGGCTCAATCCTCGCTTGCAACGCCGGCAGATGCCCGCACGGTTTTGGAAGTATCTGATCGAAAAGGAGTAA
- a CDS encoding GRP family sugar transporter yields the protein MYIVNNYTLAVIFCVVTMLCWGSWGNMQKLASKTWRYEYFYWDYVIGVLLFSILSAFTLGSIGSEGRSFLPDLAQADRNSLGSAFLGGVVFNAANILLAAAIAISGLSVAFPVGIGLALVLGVLVNYFGEAKGQPLFILLGVVLIVVAIVLNGMAYRKMLKGTQKVPAKGIGISIAAGIIMAFFYRFVAASMDLTDFAHPAAGKLTPYTAVFVFAVGVFASNFIFNTIAMKRPVEGPPIRIGGYFRGSAGTHMVGMVGGMIWCLGQSFSMIASGQAGAAISYGLGQGATLVSALWGILVWKEFRSAPAVSKRLNLMMFILFVIGLGFLVYAGA from the coding sequence ATGTACATCGTAAACAATTACACGCTGGCCGTAATTTTCTGCGTCGTGACGATGCTTTGCTGGGGCTCGTGGGGCAATATGCAGAAACTGGCCTCGAAAACGTGGCGGTACGAGTATTTCTACTGGGACTACGTGATCGGCGTACTGCTGTTCTCGATTCTGTCGGCCTTCACGCTCGGCAGCATCGGAAGCGAGGGACGCAGCTTTCTGCCCGATCTGGCTCAGGCCGACCGGAACAGCCTCGGCAGCGCCTTTCTGGGCGGCGTCGTGTTCAACGCCGCCAACATCCTGCTGGCGGCCGCCATCGCAATCAGCGGGCTGTCGGTAGCCTTTCCGGTAGGTATCGGACTGGCGCTCGTGCTGGGCGTGCTGGTCAACTACTTCGGCGAGGCGAAAGGCCAGCCTCTGTTTATCCTCCTCGGCGTCGTGCTGATCGTCGTGGCGATCGTGCTCAACGGCATGGCGTACCGGAAAATGCTGAAAGGTACGCAGAAAGTACCGGCCAAGGGGATCGGCATCTCCATCGCGGCCGGAATCATCATGGCGTTCTTCTACCGCTTCGTCGCGGCCTCGATGGACCTGACCGACTTCGCCCATCCGGCCGCCGGCAAGCTGACTCCCTACACGGCGGTTTTCGTATTCGCAGTCGGAGTGTTCGCCAGCAACTTCATTTTCAACACGATCGCCATGAAAAGACCGGTCGAGGGCCCTCCGATCCGAATCGGAGGCTATTTCCGGGGCTCGGCAGGCACGCACATGGTCGGCATGGTCGGCGGAATGATCTGGTGTCTGGGCCAGTCGTTCAGCATGATCGCGTCGGGACAGGCCGGAGCGGCCATATCGTACGGTCTGGGGCAAGGCGCGACGCTCGTCTCCGCGCTTTGGGGCATTCTGGTATGGAAAGAGTTCCGGAGCGCTCCGGCCGTATCGAAACGCCTGAACCTAATGATGTTCATCCTGTTCGTCATCGGACTCGGCTTCCTCGTTTACGCCGGAGCGTAG
- the rbsK gene encoding ribokinase: protein MNSTTPKTGKILVVGSTNTDMVVKTDHLPRPGETVLGGTFLMNPGGKGANQAVAAARLGAEVTFVCKTGNDLFGVTTRQQLAEEGIDTSFVFTDPHEPSGVALIAVDNRAENTIVVASGANASLLPLDINKALAAIDACDLVLMQLETPMPTIEYVASLAAERGKRVVLNPAPAATLSEQLLKNLYLITPNETEAELITGIPVRDERSAEQAARTIHRAGVRHVIVTLGKKGALLCEGGRCEVIPAHRVEAVDTTAAGDVFNAGLVVALSEGRNLTDAVRFGAKAAAISVTRMGAQASAPYRSETDAFYG, encoded by the coding sequence ATGAATAGCACTACGCCAAAAACCGGCAAAATCCTGGTGGTCGGCAGCACGAACACCGACATGGTCGTCAAGACGGACCATCTGCCGCGGCCCGGAGAGACCGTTCTGGGCGGCACGTTCCTGATGAACCCGGGCGGGAAAGGCGCCAACCAAGCCGTAGCGGCGGCACGGCTCGGAGCCGAAGTCACGTTCGTCTGCAAGACGGGCAACGACCTGTTCGGCGTTACCACCCGTCAGCAGCTCGCCGAGGAGGGAATCGATACCTCGTTCGTTTTCACCGACCCGCACGAGCCGTCGGGCGTCGCGCTGATCGCGGTGGACAACCGGGCCGAAAACACGATCGTCGTCGCATCGGGAGCCAACGCCAGCCTGTTGCCGCTGGACATCAACAAGGCCCTTGCGGCGATCGACGCGTGCGATCTGGTCCTGATGCAGCTCGAAACTCCGATGCCGACCATAGAGTACGTCGCATCGCTGGCCGCCGAGCGAGGCAAGCGGGTCGTGCTGAATCCGGCGCCGGCCGCCACGCTGTCGGAACAATTGCTGAAAAATCTTTATCTGATAACGCCGAACGAAACCGAGGCCGAGTTGATTACGGGCATCCCGGTCAGGGACGAGCGCTCGGCCGAGCAGGCCGCACGGACGATTCATCGGGCGGGCGTGCGGCACGTGATCGTCACGCTCGGCAAGAAGGGAGCGCTGCTGTGCGAAGGCGGACGTTGCGAGGTGATCCCGGCCCATCGGGTCGAAGCGGTCGACACGACGGCCGCGGGCGACGTATTCAACGCCGGGCTGGTCGTAGCGCTATCGGAAGGAAGGAACCTGACCGACGCGGTCCGTTTCGGCGCCAAGGCCGCCGCTATCTCCGTGACACGCATGGGAGCACAGGCGTCGGCTCCGTACCGCAGCGAAACGGACGCGTTTTACGGATAA